From Polyodon spathula isolate WHYD16114869_AA chromosome 24, ASM1765450v1, whole genome shotgun sequence, one genomic window encodes:
- the LOC121298950 gene encoding transcription initiation factor IIA subunit 2, whose product MAYQLYRNTTLGNSLQESLDELIQSQQITPQLALQVLLQFDKAINTALAQRVRNRVNFRGSLNTYRFCDNVWTFVLNDVEFREVTDLVKVDKVKIVACDGKNTGSNTTE is encoded by the exons ATGGCATACCAACTTTACCGAAATACTACGCTTGGCAACAGCCTTCAGGAAAGTCTGGATGAGCTAATTCAG TCCCAGCAGATCACTCCCCAGCTTGCTCTCCAGGTGCTTCTTCAGTTTGACAAAGCTATAAACACAGCACTGGCGCAGAGGGTCAGGAACAGAGTCAACTTCCGG gGTTCCCTCAATACCTATCGATTCTGTGACAATGTGTGGACTTTTGTGTTGAATGACGTTGAGTTCAGAGAGGTTACAGATCTAGTCAAAGTCGATAAAGTGAAGATCGTAGCTTGTGATGGAAAAA ATACTGGTTCCAATACTACTGAATGA
- the LOC121299315 gene encoding beta-1,3-galactosyl-O-glycosyl-glycoprotein beta-1,6-N-acetylglucosaminyltransferase 3-like produces the protein MVERRRIGCAAPSCPNVVSGAFLKTAYFFVIVVLFIVLQLQSMRQSCKPTDIAERSVNLLSGKNQDFLNNCSRIIKGDMEAIEQTLANKKKPLTENDYLNMTVDCPAFVKNKRFFTFPLSQEEKDFPIAYSLVVHEKIEMFERLLRAIYNPQNVYCVHVDQKSPENFIKAVRAIVSCLPNVFVASKLEKVVYASWSRVQADLNCMKDLLAAGVQWRYLLNTCGTDFPIKTNAEIVRSLKVLNGKNSLESETTSENKKTRWMYHYEVTDSISRTDTKKSPPPISSPMFSGNAYFVVSREFVEYLFENPEAQKLIEWEKDTYSPDEHLWATLQRMPGVPGSNPPNEKFHTSDMSSIARLVKWSYLEGDVSKGAPYPRCTGTHRRSVCVYGSGDLQWMLRQQHLFANKFDPEVNDIAIQCLEEHLRHKAIYGEGF, from the coding sequence ATGGTAGAAAGGAGAAGAATTGGGTGTGCAGCACCTTCTTGTCCAAATGTGGTCTCTGGTGCATTTCTGAAGAcagcttatttttttgtaatagttgTTTTATTCATAGTCCTGCAGCTGCAATCTATGAGGCAGTCCTGCAAGCCCACTGACATCGCAGAGAGATCAGTTAATCTGCTCAGTGGAAAGAATCAGGATTTCCTCAATAACTGCTCCAGAATCATCAAAGGGGACATGGAAGCCATTGAGCAGACCCTTGCAAATAAGAAAAAGCCTTTAACTGAGAATGACTATTTGAACAtgactgtggattgccctgcctttgtaaaaaataaaagattcttTACCTTCCCACTCAGCCAGGAGGAAAAAGACTTCCCAATCGCCTACTCCCTTGTTGTGCATGAGAAAATTGAGATGTTTGAAAGGCTTCTGAGGGCCATTTACAATCCTCAGAATGTATACTGTGTCCATGTAGACCAGAAGTCTCCAGAGAACTTCATCAAGGCTGTGAGAGCCATCGTGTCCTGCTTGCCGAATGTCTTTGTGGCCAGTAAGCTGGAGAAAGTGGTCTATGCTTCTTGGTCACGAGTGCAGGCTGATCTGAACTGTATGAAGGATCTTCTTGCAGCAGGTGTCCAATGGAGGTATCTTCTGAACACCTGCGGGACTGACTTTCCTATCAAGACCAATGCTGAGATAGTCCGATCCCTCAAAGTGCTGAACGGCAAGAACAGCTTAGAGTCTGAAACTACCTCAGAGAATAAGAAAACCCGTTGGATGTACCATTACGAGGTCACGGATTCCATAAGCAGGACTGATACAAAGAAGAGCCCACCTCCTATTAGCTCCCCAATGTTCTCAGGCAATGCTTACTTTGTTGTCTCCAGGGAGTTTGTGGAGTACCTGTTTGAAAACCCTGAAGCACAGAAACTTATTGAATGGGAAAAGGACACCTACAGCCCTGACGAACATCTCTGGGCCACTCTCCAAAGAATGCCTGGGGTACCAGGCTCCAACCCACCAAATGAAAAATTCCACACTTCAGATATGAGCTCCATTGCCCGGCTAGTGAAATGGTCATACTTGGAAGGAGATGTCAGTAAAGGGGCTCCCTATCCACGCTGCACTGGGACTCATCGAAGATCAGTTTGCGTCTACGGCTCTGGGGATCTTCAGTGGATGCTCAGACAACAACATCTCTTTGCCAATAAATTTGACCCTGAAGTCAATGATATTGCAATCCAGTGTCTTGAAGAGCATCTCAGACACAAGGCTATTTACGGAGAAGGGTTCTAG